One genomic segment of Belonocnema kinseyi isolate 2016_QV_RU_SX_M_011 chromosome 2, B_treatae_v1, whole genome shotgun sequence includes these proteins:
- the LOC117182850 gene encoding zinc finger protein 680-like, translating into MTEDIEEPANFDLNNKLTAHKKQKIQESEQEPEKKYKNAKKKLKNEWEKTRQLLTGEYKPYILRQQREYQNLWSKNNEKDFTREIEYTNDESLGVKNEIIHIEPNNDETFEIKEETIKDQDNVKFCTVYVKETDNIAINELPNRRKRKIQDSKEEPEKKYKCEKCARTYKQNRNLIGHQKFECDVIPKFKCKFCDKRFKQKGQMNTHVKRVHHKTSSKTSALTHKCDKCSRSYAWFHDLTRHKRFKHGGVIPQFLFCEICGYKTNRKSTLTTHMSSRHLK; encoded by the exons ATGACTGAAG ATATAGAAGAACCTGccaattttgatttaaacaacAAACTAACCGCTCATAAGAAGCAGAAAATTCAGGAATCAGAACAGGAACCAGAAAAGAAGTACAAAAATGCGAAAA aaaaattaaagaatgagtGGGAAAAAACAAGGCAACTACTGACAGGGGAATATAAACCATATATTTTAAGACAACAGAGGGAATACCAAAATCTatggtcaaaaaataatgaaaaggacTTCACTCGCGAAATTGAATATACCAATGACGAATCTTTGGGAGTCAAGAATGAAATTATTCACATTGAACCCAACAATGACGAAACTTTCGAAATTAAGGAAGAAACTATTAAAG atcaagATAATGTAAAATTTTGCACCGTATATGtaaaagaaactgataatattGCTATTAATGAACTGCCGAACCGTAGGAAGCGTAAAATTCAGGACTCAAAAGAGGAACCGGAAAAGAAATACAAATGCGAAAAGTGTGCTCGAACCTATAAGCAAAACAGAAATTTGATTGGTCATCAAAAATTCGAATGCGACGTCATTCCAaagtttaaatgtaaattttgcgACAAACGATTTAAACAGAAAGGTCAGATGAATACCCATGTAAAACGCGTGCATCACAAGACAAGCTCAAAGACTTCTGCATTGACGCATAAGTGTGACAAATGTTCTCGAAGTTACGCTTGGTTTCACGATTTAACTCGACATAAACGTTTTAAACATGGAGGAGTTATaccacaatttttgttttgtgaaaTTTGCGGATATAAAACGAATCGGAAAAGCACGTTGACAACACACATGTCTTCACGCCATTTGAAATAA